Proteins from one Flavobacterium sp. N2038 genomic window:
- a CDS encoding L,D-transpeptidase family protein → MKIWCPFAAIILLLAVVSCNSKTDKKEENKTKVKAEIPELKLTIDSTKITAFYTAYPKLAKFQDEVLALYKKNKSTQLWQDNKGVDEFAHTLFNKYKGLDEEGLKANFPYKELNIVFESNTDNKLSKEDTDLIISNLFFYYADKVYAGFDEKTTKSLEWLLPRKKLNYQVLTDSIFKKSTISDDHKSKMFSQYYKLRDVLKKYREIEKRGGWKTIEIGDTYKSLKLGDSSQVVAQIRERLFITGNLKEDSKSAICDSVLMKSMKNYEVRHGYTPKNTILLEHIDDLNIPVSERIKTIIVNMERCRWIDPELEKGQKYIEVNIPEFKLYLIEDGKIAFTSAVVVGKAMTKTVIFSGMMNNIVFSPYWNVPTSIINKEIKPGMAKNKNYLAQRNLEWNNGAVRQLPGKNNSLGLVKFLFPNSSNIYLHDTPSKSLFERENRAFSHGCVRVAKPRELAIELLKPDPSWTPARIDKAMHAGKESWYTLKKKVPVYIGYFTAWVDREGQLNFYKDIYGRDESLIKLLTEE, encoded by the coding sequence ATGAAAATCTGGTGTCCATTTGCTGCCATAATACTTCTTTTAGCAGTAGTTTCATGTAACTCTAAAACCGATAAAAAAGAAGAGAATAAGACTAAAGTAAAAGCCGAAATACCGGAACTTAAACTTACAATAGACAGCACGAAAATTACTGCATTTTATACGGCGTACCCAAAATTGGCAAAATTTCAGGATGAAGTTTTGGCATTATACAAAAAAAATAAATCGACTCAGTTATGGCAGGACAATAAAGGTGTGGATGAATTTGCACATACTTTGTTTAATAAATATAAAGGTTTGGATGAAGAAGGATTAAAAGCCAATTTCCCTTATAAAGAACTAAATATTGTATTTGAAAGTAATACAGATAATAAGTTATCAAAAGAAGATACAGACTTAATAATTTCTAATCTGTTTTTTTATTATGCAGATAAAGTTTATGCAGGTTTTGACGAGAAAACTACCAAATCTCTGGAGTGGCTTTTGCCTCGCAAAAAACTTAATTATCAGGTTCTGACCGATTCTATTTTTAAGAAATCGACAATAAGTGACGATCATAAAAGCAAAATGTTTAGTCAGTACTACAAACTGAGAGATGTTTTGAAAAAATACAGAGAAATTGAAAAAAGAGGAGGGTGGAAAACAATTGAAATTGGAGATACTTATAAAAGTTTAAAATTAGGTGATTCATCACAGGTTGTTGCTCAGATTAGAGAGAGACTTTTTATAACCGGAAATCTTAAAGAAGATAGCAAGAGTGCCATTTGCGATTCTGTTTTAATGAAATCGATGAAGAATTATGAGGTACGTCATGGATATACACCAAAAAACACTATTTTATTAGAACATATTGATGATTTGAATATTCCGGTTTCAGAGAGAATCAAAACCATTATCGTTAATATGGAACGTTGTAGATGGATTGATCCCGAACTTGAAAAAGGTCAAAAATATATTGAAGTTAATATTCCGGAATTTAAATTGTATTTAATCGAAGATGGAAAAATTGCTTTTACATCGGCTGTTGTGGTTGGAAAAGCAATGACCAAAACCGTTATTTTTAGTGGAATGATGAATAATATTGTTTTTAGCCCGTATTGGAATGTTCCCACAAGTATTATAAACAAAGAGATTAAGCCCGGAATGGCTAAGAATAAAAACTATTTAGCACAGAGGAATCTGGAATGGAATAATGGAGCTGTACGTCAGCTTCCGGGGAAAAATAATTCTTTGGGATTAGTTAAGTTTTTGTTTCCAAACTCAAGTAATATCTATTTGCATGATACGCCTTCAAAAAGTTTGTTCGAAAGAGAAAACAGAGCTTTTAGTCACGGCTGTGTGCGTGTAGCAAAACCACGTGAACTGGCAATCGAATTATTAAAACCAGATCCAAGCTGGACTCCTGCCAGAATTGATAAAGCAATGCACGCCGGAAAAGAAAGCTGGTATACTTTAAAGAAAAAAGTTCCCGTTTATATTGGTTATTTTACTGCCTGGGTTGACCGCGAAGGACAGTTAAATTTCTACAAAGATATCTATGGAAGAGATGAAAGTCTGATTAAACTCTTAACAGAAGAATGA
- a CDS encoding C40 family peptidase, with amino-acid sequence MKSSFSIAFLSVILFSSFNLKTEKKPIICSSQKTQTEINRDSIINYAKKYLGTPYLYGSSNPKKGFDCSGFVGYVFSNSGLTLPRSSSGYKNISKALKPEEFKIGDVLVFYGYKNRNVVGHVGIICEANGMQSKFIHASSGKAQQVTITALDTEHYTKRFYKCIDVLSN; translated from the coding sequence ATGAAATCGAGTTTTTCCATAGCTTTTCTGTCTGTTATTTTATTTTCTTCTTTTAATCTGAAAACAGAAAAGAAACCGATCATTTGTTCCTCTCAAAAAACACAAACAGAAATCAACCGCGATTCGATTATTAATTACGCTAAAAAATATTTGGGAACACCTTACTTATATGGCAGCAGCAACCCCAAAAAAGGTTTTGACTGTTCAGGCTTTGTGGGTTATGTTTTCAGTAATTCCGGGTTAACATTACCAAGAAGCTCAAGTGGCTATAAAAATATAAGCAAAGCTTTAAAACCAGAGGAGTTTAAAATTGGAGATGTTTTAGTTTTCTATGGATATAAAAACAGAAACGTTGTAGGACATGTTGGCATTATCTGCGAAGCCAACGGAATGCAGTCTAAATTTATTCATGCTTCATCCGGAAAAGCTCAACAAGTAACCATAACAGCACTTGATACAGAACATTATACTAAACGTTTTTATAAGTGTATTGATGTCTTGTCAAATTAG
- a CDS encoding sialate O-acetylesterase, with the protein MRNNIFKFVLFLLISNTMMANVSLPNIFSDNIVLQRNSEVKIWGWANPEEEIKLVSGWNNQEYITVANNQAKWEIIIKTPEAGGPFTISIKGYNEVVLKNILIGEVWLCSGQSNMEMSASWGIDNGEEEMKNATNPNIRFFTVPKLTATSPQNNVLGNWTESTPETMKYFSAIGYFFAKRLREDLKNVPIGLISSNWGGTPAEIWMPEEVVNNDPLLLDNAKKLNEQEYDPRRPGRAYNAMIYPIVGYKIAGTLWYQGESNVSSLAYDKTFGALIASWRKEWKDNFPFYYVQIAPYKTGSNNFWNVIIRNSQRKLLNEISKIGMVLTSDISDTIDIHPKNKKSVGIRLANLALADTYKTNSNLVNGPLYKDFKTEENKVVVSFDYADGLHFANKSSNQFELAGADGNFFPAEASIKNNQVILISKKVANPVKVRFAWGNTIQSGLFNKAGLPASCFITE; encoded by the coding sequence ATGAGAAATAATATTTTTAAGTTTGTTCTCTTTTTATTGATTTCTAATACCATGATGGCAAACGTTTCCCTTCCGAATATTTTTAGTGACAATATAGTTTTGCAACGCAATTCAGAAGTGAAAATCTGGGGTTGGGCAAATCCGGAAGAAGAAATTAAATTGGTCTCAGGCTGGAATAATCAGGAGTATATAACTGTTGCCAATAATCAGGCAAAGTGGGAAATTATAATAAAAACTCCGGAAGCGGGCGGACCTTTTACAATTTCTATAAAAGGGTATAACGAGGTGGTTTTAAAAAACATTTTGATTGGTGAAGTCTGGCTTTGTTCCGGACAATCCAATATGGAAATGTCTGCAAGTTGGGGAATTGACAATGGCGAGGAAGAAATGAAGAATGCGACAAACCCGAATATTCGTTTTTTTACCGTTCCAAAATTAACTGCAACAAGTCCGCAGAATAATGTACTTGGAAATTGGACAGAATCGACACCAGAGACCATGAAATACTTTAGTGCGATTGGTTATTTCTTTGCCAAACGCCTGCGCGAAGATTTAAAAAATGTTCCGATTGGATTGATTTCTTCGAATTGGGGCGGAACTCCTGCAGAAATCTGGATGCCGGAAGAAGTCGTAAACAATGATCCTCTTTTATTAGACAATGCTAAAAAACTAAATGAGCAAGAATATGACCCAAGACGGCCAGGACGGGCTTATAATGCTATGATTTATCCAATTGTTGGATATAAAATTGCCGGAACACTTTGGTATCAGGGTGAATCGAATGTAAGTTCTTTGGCTTATGATAAGACTTTTGGGGCATTAATAGCTTCCTGGAGAAAAGAATGGAAAGATAATTTTCCGTTTTATTATGTTCAGATTGCACCTTATAAAACAGGAAGTAATAATTTTTGGAATGTAATCATTCGAAATTCGCAACGAAAACTTTTAAATGAAATCTCAAAAATCGGAATGGTTTTGACTTCAGATATTTCAGATACTATTGATATTCATCCAAAAAATAAAAAATCGGTCGGAATTCGTTTGGCTAATCTGGCCTTAGCCGATACTTATAAAACTAATTCTAATCTGGTAAACGGACCACTTTACAAAGACTTTAAAACAGAAGAAAATAAAGTTGTTGTTTCATTTGATTATGCTGACGGATTGCATTTTGCAAATAAATCTTCAAATCAATTTGAATTGGCTGGAGCCGATGGAAATTTCTTTCCTGCCGAAGCTTCAATAAAAAATAATCAAGTCATTTTGATTTCTAAAAAAGTGGCAAATCCTGTAAAGGTGAGATTTGCTTGGGGAAATACAATACAGTCTGGTTTGTTTAATAAGGCGGGTTTGCCTGCTTCTTGTTTTATCACGGAGTAG